One window from the genome of Egibacteraceae bacterium encodes:
- a CDS encoding PH domain-containing protein: protein WPGAAGETPPGVAPGGAVAAGRRLHPAVMGLWPLGQVGPILLLLLAGPLAPVVAITLLLASAAASVVRYLRFSWKVADGALVIEQGLLQRQRRVIPLERVQSVDLVRKVRHRLLGVVEVRVEAVGGDSTEGRLDALSVADGQRLRDMLLRERDRAAGQPVDAPAAATAHAGAPARPLARLGPDRLVVAGLTGGRVGVAAALLGFAQQIFGERVDELLQRAPALLGARGIVAVVLITLVGAFVLSIVATVVAYWNFTLTREGSNLRIHRGLLEQRSDTLPLRRVQAVRVEENIVRRLLGLAAVKVDVAGRSGGEGRDTGTLLPLGRRSEAFALVARVLDTESLARVELAGMPLRARNRRVVRALVPVAVLTVAAFVAFHAVGLLALLLAVPAVAVALGSYRALGHAQLDDFVVARSGLLVRRTAFVPTARLQSLALTANPVQRWRRLATLDLQIARSPGVWSGPQLIDLDAGTGHDLLGELAAIVVSGRAGLPPALTGRG from the coding sequence GTGGCCGGGGGCGGCCGGGGAAACTCCGCCTGGCGTTGCGCCGGGCGGAGCCGTGGCGGCGGGCAGGCGGCTGCATCCGGCGGTCATGGGCCTCTGGCCGCTCGGGCAGGTCGGCCCGATCCTCCTCCTCCTGCTGGCCGGTCCCCTGGCCCCCGTCGTGGCGATCACGCTCCTCCTCGCGAGCGCGGCGGCAAGCGTCGTGCGCTACCTGCGCTTCTCGTGGAAGGTCGCCGACGGCGCCCTCGTGATCGAGCAGGGTCTGCTCCAGCGTCAGCGCCGCGTCATCCCCCTCGAGCGGGTCCAGTCGGTCGACCTCGTGCGCAAGGTGCGGCACCGCCTCCTCGGTGTCGTCGAGGTGCGGGTGGAGGCCGTCGGCGGCGACTCGACGGAGGGCCGTCTCGACGCGCTGTCCGTGGCCGACGGCCAGCGCCTGCGCGACATGCTCCTCCGTGAGCGGGATCGCGCCGCGGGCCAGCCGGTCGACGCGCCGGCCGCAGCCACCGCGCACGCAGGCGCGCCGGCGCGGCCCCTGGCCCGCCTTGGGCCCGACCGCCTCGTCGTCGCGGGGCTGACGGGGGGCAGGGTCGGTGTGGCCGCCGCGCTGCTCGGGTTCGCCCAGCAGATCTTCGGCGAGCGCGTCGACGAGCTGCTGCAGAGGGCTCCGGCGCTGCTCGGGGCGCGGGGGATCGTCGCGGTCGTGCTGATCACCCTCGTCGGCGCCTTCGTTCTTTCGATCGTCGCCACGGTGGTGGCCTACTGGAACTTCACGCTCACCCGTGAGGGGTCCAACCTGCGCATCCACCGGGGGCTGCTCGAGCAACGGTCGGACACCCTGCCGCTGCGACGCGTGCAGGCCGTGCGGGTGGAGGAGAACATCGTGCGGCGGCTGCTCGGCCTCGCAGCGGTGAAGGTCGACGTCGCGGGACGCTCCGGCGGCGAGGGACGCGACACCGGGACCCTGCTGCCGCTCGGCCGCCGGTCGGAGGCGTTCGCGCTCGTGGCGCGCGTCCTCGACACCGAGAGCCTCGCCCGCGTCGAGCTCGCCGGGATGCCCCTGCGAGCCCGCAACCGGCGGGTGGTCCGGGCGCTCGTGCCGGTGGCGGTGCTCACGGTGGCGGCGTTCGTCGCCTTCCACGCGGTCGGCCTGCTCGCCCTCCTGCTCGCGGTGCCCGCGGTCGCCGTAGCCCTCGGCTCGTACCGGGCACTCGGCCACGCGCAGCTCGACGACTTCGTCGTCGCCCGCTCCGGCCTGCTCGTGCGCCGCACCGCCTTCGTGCCGACCGCGCGGCTGCAGAGCCTGGCGCTGACCGCGAACCCCGTGCAGCGGTGGCGCCGCCTGGCCACGCTCGACCTGCAGATCGCGCGCAGCCCGGGGGTGTGGTCAGGGCCGCAGCTCATCGACCTCGACGCCGGCACCGGCCACGACCTCCTCGGCGAGCTCGCCGCCATCGTCGTCTCCGGCCGCGCCGGCCTCCCACCGGCACTCACGGGGCGGGGCTAG
- a CDS encoding YajQ family cyclic di-GMP-binding protein produces the protein MADSSFDVVAEVDRQEVDNAINQASKEVAQRFDFKNTGAEIGWSGEQVVIAANSEERVMAALDVLKDKLVKRKVSLKSLDHGEPKPGARNTYRLEISLVNGIPADKGKAMVKDLKASKIKVQAAIQGDQLRISSKSKDALQDAQALLRQNDQDLPLKFTNYKS, from the coding sequence ATGGCCGACAGCAGCTTCGACGTCGTTGCCGAGGTCGACCGCCAGGAGGTCGACAACGCCATCAACCAGGCGTCCAAGGAGGTCGCTCAACGGTTCGACTTCAAGAACACCGGTGCCGAGATCGGCTGGTCGGGCGAACAGGTCGTGATCGCGGCGAACTCCGAGGAGCGGGTCATGGCCGCGCTCGACGTGTTGAAGGACAAGCTCGTGAAGCGCAAGGTGAGCTTGAAGTCCCTCGACCACGGCGAGCCCAAGCCGGGCGCGCGCAACACCTACCGTTTGGAGATCTCCCTCGTCAACGGCATCCCCGCCGACAAGGGCAAGGCGATGGTGAAGGATCTGAAGGCCTCGAAGATCAAGGTCCAGGCCGCCATACAGGGCGACCAGCTACGGATCTCGAGCAAGTCGAAGGACGCGCTGCAGGACGCCCAGGCCCTCCTTCGCCAGAACGACCAGGACCTTCCGCTGAAGTTCACCAACTACAAGAGCTGA
- the deoC gene encoding deoxyribose-phosphate aldolase → MAAVAQRIEATLLAPEATADDVRALCADAAGRAVRGVCVASPFVAVARDAVRGAGLRVVTVAGFPTGAVLTAAKVAEVRAAAEAGADEVDVVCAFGLLRGGDDAAVRSDLASVAQAAARAGVACKVILETGWLTDAQIDEVSRWAVDAGAGWVKTSTGFGPRGASVGDVARMRAAVGEAAKVKAAGGIRTWEQAVALLDAGADALGCSAPAAVLERGA, encoded by the coding sequence GTGGCCGCGGTCGCCCAGCGGATCGAGGCGACGCTGCTCGCCCCGGAGGCGACCGCGGACGATGTGCGGGCCCTGTGCGCCGACGCGGCGGGCCGGGCGGTGCGGGGCGTGTGCGTCGCCTCGCCGTTCGTCGCGGTGGCCCGGGACGCGGTGCGCGGCGCCGGGTTGCGGGTCGTCACGGTGGCGGGGTTTCCCACCGGGGCGGTGCTGACCGCCGCGAAGGTCGCGGAGGTCCGTGCGGCGGCGGAGGCCGGCGCGGACGAGGTCGACGTCGTCTGCGCCTTCGGGCTGCTCCGCGGCGGTGACGACGCCGCCGTGCGGTCCGACCTAGCCTCGGTGGCGCAGGCGGCGGCCCGTGCCGGCGTGGCGTGCAAGGTGATCCTCGAAACCGGCTGGTTGACGGACGCGCAGATCGACGAGGTGTCCCGGTGGGCGGTCGACGCCGGGGCCGGCTGGGTGAAGACCTCGACGGGCTTTGGACCGCGGGGGGCGTCGGTCGGCGACGTCGCGCGGATGCGGGCGGCCGTCGGGGAGGCCGCCAAGGTCAAGGCCGCCGGCGGCATCCGCACCTGGGAGCAGGCGGTCGCCCTGCTCGACGCCGGCGCGGACGCCCTCGGCTGCTCGGCCCCCGCCGCGGTGCTCGAGCGCGGAGCGTGA
- a CDS encoding zinc metalloprotease HtpX, whose product MKAFKTAILLAGLSGLLLFIGSLFEGGLYIALGIALVMNVGTYWFSDKLAIKMARAKPASEAEYGWYHAMVHNLSQRAGKPVPRLYVSPSPQPNAFATGRNPRHAAVCVNQGLIDILDRDEMEGVLAHELSHVYNRDILIGTVAATIATAITFLARFALFFGGGRDRNANPIVQIALILLAPIAAMLIQFAVTRSRETAADASGAELCGKPLALASALQKLETGGRQRARMGATPAETSSAYSSLYIAAPFGGGGQIAKWFRTHPPTEARVRNLENIARRMGQMA is encoded by the coding sequence ATGAAGGCCTTCAAGACCGCGATCCTGCTTGCCGGGCTGTCCGGGCTCTTGCTGTTCATCGGGTCGTTGTTCGAGGGCGGGCTCTACATCGCCCTGGGCATCGCCCTCGTCATGAACGTGGGCACCTACTGGTTCTCCGACAAGCTGGCGATCAAGATGGCGCGCGCCAAGCCGGCGTCGGAGGCCGAGTACGGCTGGTACCACGCGATGGTGCACAACCTGTCGCAGCGCGCGGGCAAGCCCGTGCCGCGGCTGTACGTGTCGCCGTCGCCGCAGCCGAACGCCTTCGCGACCGGCCGCAACCCCCGCCACGCCGCGGTGTGCGTGAACCAGGGGCTCATCGACATCCTCGACCGGGACGAGATGGAGGGCGTGCTCGCCCACGAGCTCTCCCACGTCTACAACCGCGACATCCTCATCGGCACGGTCGCCGCGACGATCGCGACCGCGATCACGTTCCTCGCGCGCTTCGCGCTGTTCTTCGGCGGTGGCCGCGACCGCAACGCGAACCCGATCGTGCAGATCGCGCTCATCCTGCTCGCGCCGATCGCGGCGATGCTCATCCAGTTCGCGGTGACCCGAAGCCGGGAGACCGCGGCGGACGCCTCCGGCGCCGAGCTGTGCGGCAAGCCGCTCGCCCTGGCGAGCGCGCTGCAGAAGCTCGAGACGGGCGGGCGCCAGCGAGCGCGGATGGGCGCCACCCCGGCGGAGACCTCGAGCGCCTACAGCTCCCTCTACATCGCCGCGCCCTTCGGGGGCGGTGGCCAGATCGCGAAGTGGTTCCGCACGCACCCGCCGACCGAGGCCCGCGTACGCAACCTCGAGAACATCGCCCGGCGCATGGGGCAGATGGCCTGA
- a CDS encoding NADH-quinone oxidoreductase subunit N: MDDLTRIDWFALAPELTLLAASLLVLLGDLVWQGARKRLVNPVALAGVLGALAWVAALALDGRTRQAFGNMFVVDSYALLFKAFFLVTAAFVLLISYRYFTSIRTYQGEYYFLVLAAFAGMLLMPSARDLVMIFIALELVSVPGFVMAGLRKFDLRSTEGALKFFLIGVLSVAVLLFGLSIVYGFTGTTDLQGVAIALADAPREPLLLASLLFVIVGFGFKISAVPFHFWAPDTYEGSPVPVTAFLSVASKAAGFAGLLQVCFVAFEPLADVWAPILGIVAVLTMTLGNLTAMQQRNIVRLFAYSSVAHAGYMLVPFGLVRAADGDATIAGVNEQAFAAVLIYLLAYAVMNVGAFAVVTAMASEHPARRTTDYAGLGQRNLALAAGLTVFLVSLGGVPPVVGFWAKFFLISAAASTGTAFAYFLAAAVVVNAVISMFYYLSVVRTMWMDPPAAQVPVRPGFALNFVVTALAIATVGVFFAPDLFANAAQVSTLVTAGP, encoded by the coding sequence ATGGACGACCTCACCCGGATCGACTGGTTCGCGCTCGCGCCCGAGCTCACCCTGCTCGCGGCGTCGCTGCTCGTGCTGCTCGGCGACCTCGTCTGGCAGGGGGCGAGAAAACGGCTCGTGAACCCCGTCGCGCTCGCCGGTGTCCTCGGCGCGCTCGCGTGGGTCGCCGCGCTGGCGCTCGACGGCCGGACGCGCCAGGCCTTCGGCAACATGTTCGTCGTCGACAGCTACGCCCTGCTGTTCAAGGCCTTCTTCCTCGTCACGGCCGCCTTCGTGCTGCTCATCAGCTACCGCTACTTCACGTCGATCAGGACTTATCAGGGCGAGTACTACTTCCTCGTCCTCGCCGCGTTCGCGGGCATGCTGCTCATGCCGAGCGCGCGCGACCTCGTCATGATCTTCATCGCGCTCGAGCTCGTGAGCGTGCCGGGCTTCGTCATGGCGGGCCTGCGCAAGTTCGACCTGCGCAGCACCGAGGGGGCCCTGAAGTTCTTCCTCATCGGGGTGCTGTCCGTCGCCGTGCTGCTGTTCGGACTGTCGATCGTGTACGGGTTCACCGGCACGACCGACCTGCAGGGCGTGGCGATCGCCCTCGCCGACGCGCCGAGGGAGCCGCTGCTGCTCGCGAGCCTGCTGTTCGTGATCGTCGGCTTCGGCTTCAAGATCTCCGCGGTGCCGTTCCACTTCTGGGCGCCCGACACCTACGAGGGCTCCCCGGTCCCGGTCACGGCGTTCCTCTCGGTGGCCTCGAAGGCCGCGGGCTTCGCCGGCCTCCTCCAGGTCTGCTTCGTGGCGTTCGAGCCGCTCGCGGACGTGTGGGCGCCGATCCTCGGCATCGTCGCCGTGCTGACCATGACGCTCGGTAACCTCACCGCCATGCAGCAGCGCAACATCGTGCGGCTGTTCGCCTACTCCTCGGTCGCCCACGCCGGCTACATGCTCGTGCCGTTCGGCCTCGTGCGCGCCGCCGACGGGGACGCGACGATCGCGGGCGTGAACGAGCAGGCGTTCGCGGCGGTGCTCATCTACCTGCTCGCCTACGCCGTGATGAACGTCGGGGCGTTCGCGGTCGTGACCGCGATGGCGAGCGAGCACCCCGCCCGGCGCACCACCGACTACGCCGGTCTCGGCCAGCGCAACCTCGCCCTCGCCGCAGGCCTGACCGTCTTCCTCGTCTCGCTCGGCGGCGTCCCGCCCGTGGTCGGCTTCTGGGCGAAGTTCTTCCTCATCTCCGCCGCGGCGAGCACCGGCACCGCGTTCGCCTACTTCCTCGCCGCCGCGGTGGTCGTGAACGCGGTGATCTCGATGTTCTACTACCTGTCGGTTGTGCGGACGATGTGGATGGACCCGCCAGCGGCGCAGGTCCCCGTCCGCCCCGGGTTCGCCCTGAACTTCGTCGTCACCGCACTGGCGATCGCCACGGTCGGCGTGTTCTTCGCGCCGGACCTGTTCGCGAACGCCGCGCAGGTCTCCACGCTCGTCACCGCCGGGCCGTAG
- a CDS encoding NADH-quinone oxidoreductase subunit M has translation MWENLAISVTVFLPLVGAGVILLIPKRSEESAKPVALLVSLVGFVLSLAILAGYYLGDVRAPGEQLAYQVNVPWITAIGANYHVGIDGISLPLFVLSYLLTFLCAIYAYHHIEEPGRPRAFLALMLLLQTGMAGCFIAFDLVLFFVFWELVLVPMYFMIGVWGGPRREYAAVKFFLYTLFGSVFMLVAFLALYFTAPQPTFDILTLAQYGAAGEFAGTFGRLAFLGIFLGFAIKVPMWPFHTWLPDAHTEAPTIGSVLLAGILLKMGTYGFVRIALPILPEAAVEFAPIIAVLAVIAIIYGALCCLAQTDLKRLIAFSSVGHMGFVMLGIATLTPTGINAAIFGMIAHGVITGMLFFVTGSLKERYHTRTIAEIGGGMMQVMPRMGFVLGFVAIASLGLPGLAGFWGEVFALLAAFSPAQAIIDAGYLPLFRVLMVLGAVGTVLTAGYFLWMMQRVLMGQAPERWSGADLTDITAVEWAAWTPLLILVGALGVLPFLVFGITNPDVVAYLGALAG, from the coding sequence ATGTGGGAGAACCTCGCGATCAGCGTCACGGTGTTCCTGCCGCTGGTGGGGGCGGGGGTCATCCTGCTCATCCCCAAGCGCAGTGAGGAGAGCGCCAAGCCGGTCGCGCTCCTCGTCTCCCTCGTCGGCTTCGTGCTGTCGCTGGCCATCCTCGCCGGCTACTACCTCGGGGACGTCCGGGCTCCCGGCGAGCAGCTTGCCTACCAGGTCAACGTCCCCTGGATCACCGCCATAGGCGCCAACTACCACGTCGGCATCGACGGGATCAGCCTGCCGCTGTTTGTCCTGTCCTACCTGCTCACCTTCCTCTGCGCGATCTACGCCTACCACCACATCGAGGAGCCGGGCAGGCCCCGGGCGTTCCTGGCGCTCATGCTCCTGCTGCAGACCGGGATGGCCGGCTGCTTCATCGCGTTCGACCTCGTGCTGTTCTTCGTGTTCTGGGAGCTCGTCCTCGTCCCGATGTACTTCATGATCGGCGTGTGGGGTGGGCCCCGCCGGGAGTACGCAGCGGTGAAGTTCTTCCTCTACACGCTGTTCGGCTCGGTCTTCATGCTCGTGGCCTTCCTCGCCCTCTACTTCACCGCACCCCAGCCGACGTTCGACATCCTCACCCTGGCCCAGTACGGCGCCGCGGGGGAGTTCGCGGGGACGTTCGGGCGGTTGGCCTTCCTCGGGATCTTCCTCGGCTTCGCGATCAAGGTGCCGATGTGGCCCTTCCACACCTGGTTGCCGGACGCGCACACCGAGGCGCCGACGATCGGCAGCGTGCTGCTCGCCGGCATCCTGCTGAAGATGGGCACGTACGGCTTCGTGCGCATCGCGCTGCCGATCCTGCCCGAGGCCGCCGTCGAATTCGCGCCGATCATCGCCGTCCTCGCGGTGATCGCGATCATCTACGGCGCCTTGTGCTGCCTCGCCCAGACCGACCTGAAGCGCCTCATCGCCTTCAGCTCCGTGGGCCACATGGGCTTCGTCATGCTCGGCATCGCGACCCTCACCCCGACGGGGATCAACGCCGCGATCTTCGGCATGATCGCGCACGGCGTCATCACCGGGATGTTGTTCTTCGTCACCGGCAGCCTGAAGGAGCGCTACCACACCCGCACCATCGCCGAGATCGGCGGGGGGATGATGCAGGTCATGCCGCGGATGGGCTTCGTGCTCGGCTTCGTCGCCATCGCCAGCCTCGGCCTGCCGGGCCTCGCCGGGTTCTGGGGCGAGGTGTTCGCGCTGCTCGCGGCGTTCAGCCCCGCGCAGGCGATCATCGACGCCGGCTACCTCCCGCTGTTCCGGGTGCTCATGGTCCTCGGCGCCGTCGGCACCGTGCTGACCGCCGGCTACTTCCTGTGGATGATGCAGCGCGTCCTCATGGGCCAGGCCCCCGAGCGCTGGAGCGGCGCGGACCTCACCGACATCACCGCGGTCGAGTGGGCTGCGTGGACCCCGCTGCTCATCCTCGTCGGCGCGCTCGGCGTCCTGCCGTTCCTCGTGTTCGGCATCACCAACCCCGACGTCGTCGCCTACCTCGGCGCGCTCGCCGGCTGA